In the genome of Natronorubrum daqingense, the window CAGCAAGAGGCCGGACGAGCACTATCACTGCCAAGCCAACGAGGACGTCAGTGCCGGTCAACGGGGCGAGGAGTCCGTCTGCGATCGCAGCGCCAAAGAGCACGAGAACCGCCGCCATCAGGAGTCGCTCGACGAGCGCGGCGAAATCGTGCAACTCACGGTGATACTCGTGTTCCCACTCGTATCGTCGTAACTCGAGCGCCGCGACGAATACCGCGATAAATCCGTATCCACCGAGCAGTTCCGTGACGCCGTAGGCGAGTAACGTCGCCACGATGGCCTCAGCACCCGCCATTATTTCGGCTCGGTGCGACGGCGCCGGCGCGTAGAAAACGAGTCGGGCCATCAGGTTCCCGATCGCGTACCCCAAGAGGAGCCCCACGGCAACCCGGTACAGTCCGTCGACGAGCGCCCACTCCGCGAGCCACACGTGCGTCGTCGTATTGTCCGCCGCGGCGACGGCGATCGCGAGGTACGTGAATGGAAACGCTAACCCGTCGTTGAGGCCGGCCTCCGACGTCAGCGAAAAGCGGACTGACCCCCACCGGTGGGCCGGTGCAGCTTCCTTCTCGAGTTCGGTCAGCGGTGCGCCGGCGTCCACGTCGGAGGCGAGAACGGGATCTGTGGGGGCGAGGACGGCCCCCAAGAGGATCGCCGTCGCCGGGTGGAGTCCGAGCACCATCCAGCTCAAGAGCGCGATCGCGCCGATCGTCAGCGGCATCGTAATACCGATCAGTCGCCACGTCGCCGACCAACTCGTCACGTCGAACGGTCGATCGATTTTCAATCCAGCACCCATCAGGGCGATGATCACCACCAGTTCGGTGAGGTGTTCGGTCACCGTCGAGTTGGCGACCGGATCGATCGTCGGCGCAGTCGGGACGACGGTGAAGAGCACGCCACCGAGGGCGACGTAGAACATCGGCAGGGAGAGTGGCTTGCCGGCGAGCAGACGCGGCAGGACGATCGCCCCCAGCAGTCCCACGGCGATGATAATAAGCGCCGCTTCGTACGCACTCATCGTCGTTCAGTGACGGACGGGCGTAGAAAAGGCGTTTGTCGGGTTCGCTGGACACTTCACGAAGACGGCACGAGGACACGAACCGACCGGCGAACGGAACGACCGCTCCGAAGACCGGCAGTGGAACGACCGCTCCGAAGACCAGCAGTGGAACGACCGCTCCGAAGACCGGCAATCGCCGGCCAAACGCCCACGGACGCCATCGCACAAGGGTCACGGTATGGAACGTCACGACTTCTACGGCTCCGTCCAACACGAGGCGAGCCTCGCGAGTCAAACTGACGCGGAAGTTGCGACGCAAGCCGTCCTCTCCGCGCTCGGCGAACGACTGGACGAGACTCGCTCACAGCGCCTCGACGGCATGCTCCCCAGAGAGATCGGTGACCACCTCACCGACGGGGCCTCTGACCGTCGCTTCGACTACGCGGAGTTCTGCTCGAGAATCGACGAGCGAAGCGAACACGCCGATATCGACGACCCGGAACCGGTCGCACGGGCCGTGGTCGGCACGCTCCTCGAGCACGTCGACGACGACGAGAGCGAAGCCCTGCGCGAGCGACTCGCGGAACTCGAGTTCGAGGACGCGATACCGGAGTCCGGACCGGGTGCGAAGCGTTCAAACTGAACGAAGGACGGTGGAGGTCGACCGTCTCGGCACGTCGGCCAGCAATTGCCGACCGAACAGTGAGGGAGCGCGTGACCCAACGCCGGCTATGGAACAGGCAGCCATCGTCGAGACGGTCAGCGACCGCACCGAGGCGGACGAAGACGGCGCGATGGACGCGACGAGCGCCGTCCTCCAGACGCTCGGCGAGCGTCTGAGCGAGGATCAGAGCCGGGATCTGGCGGCCGAACTGCCCGCCGACCTCAGCGAGCACCTCACGACGGGCGAGAGCGGCCAGCGATTCTCCGAGGAGGAGTTCGTCTCGAGAGTCGATCAGCGCATGGAAACCCACGACGTCACCGGCGAGCGCGCCGCGACTGCCGTCATGGCGTCGCTGCTCGAGGAGGTCGACGGGCGAGAACGCGACGCCGTCGTCGACCAGTTCGAACACTACGGCTTCGAGACGCTGCTCGGCGAGACTGACGCCGATATCGACGTGAGCGAGCGCTCGCCTCGAGAGCGGTAGCATTCTTTGAGACGGGGCGTACTCGAAGCGAGCCACCGGGTGACGGAAGAGCGTGAGTGAAATACGCCGGAGCGACGCTGGAATTTGGAACGTCCGGCGAAACCGGGAGTAACCGGTATCGCCAACCACAGCGACTTTTGGTCACACATCACTTGGTTTCGGTATCGTGACGACCATACTCGAGACGAACGCCCTCACACGGGTTGTCGGGGGCGAGCCTATCGTTGACGAAGTGTCGATTCGAATCGACGAAGGAGCAGTCCTCGCCATCGTCGGCCCGTCGGGTGCGGGCAAATCGTCGTTTCTCAGGCTGTTGAATCGACTCGACGAACCGACGGCCGGAACGGTGACGCTCTCCGGTCGTGACTACCGGGAAATCGATCCGCAGACGTTGCGCAAACGTATCGGGCTGATTCCGCAAGATTCAGCGCTCCAGTCCGGAACCGTCCGGGAAAATATCGCTATCAGCGATCGCATACGGGGTGAGCCGGTCGACGACCGGCGGGTGAGCGAGCTACTCGAGCAGATGCGACTCACCGGCTACGAGGATCGACCGATTACCGACCTCTCCGGCGGGGAACGTCAGCGAGTGAGCATCGCTCGCACGCTCTACGTCGAACCCGACGTGTTGTTGCTCGACGAGCCGACGGCCCACCTCGACGCGGCGACGGAGGCGACCATCGAACAGCTCCTCGCCGATCGGATTGCCGACGACGACCTGACGTGCGTGCTCGTCACCCACGATACGGCCCAAGCCAAACGCCTCGGCGATCGCGTCGTCGAATTCGCGGACGGGACCGTCGTCGCCGAGGGAGAACCCGACGAGGTGCTTTCGTGAGCGACGCTGCGCTCGAGACGTTTCTCGAGTACGCGGCCGATCCGGTGATCGTTACGGGGTTCGGACAGATTGCCATCGCTGCGGTGCTGACAGCGATCGTCCTCGCCGTCATCTATCTCCGCCAGTTAGGGTTCGGCCGGGAAGTCGTCACGACCGCGGTTCGGGGGTTGGTACAGGTCGTGGCGGCCGGGGCGATCATCGGGATCCTGTTGACGATGCACCTCGCGTGGGCTGGCGTCGTTCTCGTGTGTATGATCGTCGTCGCAGCGTGGATCTCTTACAAGCGCGCCACTGCGCTGCCGGGCGTGTTTCGGACGTCCGTCGTCGCAATCGGATTCGGAGGTGGGCTCACGATCGTGGCGATGACGGCCGCGGGGGCCATCGAGATGACGATGGAGGACGTCATCGTCATCGGCAGTATGGTTATCGCGAACTCGATGCAGACGAATTCGCTCGCGCTAGATCGCTTCACCGGAGAGATTGCGGCCAACCGAGACGAGATCGAAGCGCTGCTGAGCGTCGGTGCCTCGCCGGATCAGGCGATCACCGAGTACGTCTCGACGAGCGTCTACGCGGCGTTGATTCCGACGTTAGATGCAATCAAGAGCCTCGGGGTCGTCAAAATACCGGGGTTGATGGCGGGGATGATCATCGCCGGCGCGAATCCGATCTACGCCGCACAGTACCAGTTCGTGATCATGCTGATGATCTTCGCCGCCGGCGGCTTAACCGTCGTCGCAAACACGCTACTCCTCAGTCGGCGCGTCTTCACCGATTCGAAACAGTTGGATCAGGATATCGTCGACGCGATCGAGACGTGACGGTATCAGTGTTGCTCGAGCGTCTCGCGATAGTCTTCGGTCGTCTCGATGGCCGACTCGAGTTTTGCCTTCGTATTGCCGTCGGCCTCCTCGCGAGCCAATCGGAGCGTGTTGAGCCGTTCGTCGAGGAGGGCGTGATCCGGCGCGCTGTCGCTCATCACGTAGTCGGAGAACGCCTCGGACGTCTCGCGGATGTCCTCACGAATGTCGTCGTCGTCCGCCGACTTCGCCGCCTCCTCCAAGTCGTCACGGGCCTGCTGCAGTTGCTCGGTCATATATGGACACTCCTCGAGTCGCCTCATAACGATTTGGCGGGCAGTCGCCACGTTCGGATGGCCGGGTCGGAGTCTGTTTCGTCCCGAGTCTTCCCGTCGGTAGATTCGATGACGCAAGCGCTCGAACGCGACCGCTTTGGTGCGACCACTCGAGATGCGAGCGCGTAAAGTACCTCGACGCCCTGAACCTGATAATGAGTGACTCCGACTCTCGAGGCCCGCTTCAGCCGGACCGACCCGACGTCGATCGTCCGTTCGAGGTCGACGCTCCCTTCGACCCGGCGGGAGACCAACCCGAAGCCATCGAGCAGTTGGCCGATGGATTCCGGTCGGGCGTGGACAAGCAGACCCTCCTCGGCGTGACGGGATCGGGCAAGACCAACACCGTCTCCTGGACCATGGAGGAAGTCCAGAAGCCGACGCTGGTCATCGCCCACAACAAGACGCTCGCCGCCCAGTTGTACGAGGAGTTTCGTGAGCTCTTCCCCACCAATGCCGTCGAGTACTTCGTCTCCTACTACGACTACTACCAGCCCGAGGCCTACGTCGAACAGAGCGACACCTACATCGACAAGGACGCCTCGGTCAACGACGAAATCGACCGCCTACGCCACTCCGCGACGCGCTCGCTTCTGACCCGCGAGGACGTCATCGTCGTCGCCTCGGTGTCGGCCATCTACGGGCTGGGTGACCCGCGAAACTACA includes:
- a CDS encoding ABC transporter permease, with the protein product MSDAALETFLEYAADPVIVTGFGQIAIAAVLTAIVLAVIYLRQLGFGREVVTTAVRGLVQVVAAGAIIGILLTMHLAWAGVVLVCMIVVAAWISYKRATALPGVFRTSVVAIGFGGGLTIVAMTAAGAIEMTMEDVIVIGSMVIANSMQTNSLALDRFTGEIAANRDEIEALLSVGASPDQAITEYVSTSVYAALIPTLDAIKSLGVVKIPGLMAGMIIAGANPIYAAQYQFVIMLMIFAAGGLTVVANTLLLSRRVFTDSKQLDQDIVDAIET
- a CDS encoding cation:proton antiporter encodes the protein MSAYEAALIIIAVGLLGAIVLPRLLAGKPLSLPMFYVALGGVLFTVVPTAPTIDPVANSTVTEHLTELVVIIALMGAGLKIDRPFDVTSWSATWRLIGITMPLTIGAIALLSWMVLGLHPATAILLGAVLAPTDPVLASDVDAGAPLTELEKEAAPAHRWGSVRFSLTSEAGLNDGLAFPFTYLAIAVAAADNTTTHVWLAEWALVDGLYRVAVGLLLGYAIGNLMARLVFYAPAPSHRAEIMAGAEAIVATLLAYGVTELLGGYGFIAVFVAALELRRYEWEHEYHRELHDFAALVERLLMAAVLVLFGAAIADGLLAPLTGTDVLVGLAVIVLVRPLAGLLGFVGSDAPWSDRTVISFFGIRGIGSFYYLSFALAHVSFEELELLIAAERLWALVGVVVLTSIVLHGVTAGPVMNALERRRNRPMPPDDTTERRLADKRTD
- a CDS encoding DUF2267 domain-containing protein → MERHDFYGSVQHEASLASQTDAEVATQAVLSALGERLDETRSQRLDGMLPREIGDHLTDGASDRRFDYAEFCSRIDERSEHADIDDPEPVARAVVGTLLEHVDDDESEALRERLAELEFEDAIPESGPGAKRSN
- a CDS encoding DUF2267 domain-containing protein; translated protein: MEQAAIVETVSDRTEADEDGAMDATSAVLQTLGERLSEDQSRDLAAELPADLSEHLTTGESGQRFSEEEFVSRVDQRMETHDVTGERAATAVMASLLEEVDGRERDAVVDQFEHYGFETLLGETDADIDVSERSPRER
- a CDS encoding ABC transporter ATP-binding protein, which produces MTTILETNALTRVVGGEPIVDEVSIRIDEGAVLAIVGPSGAGKSSFLRLLNRLDEPTAGTVTLSGRDYREIDPQTLRKRIGLIPQDSALQSGTVRENIAISDRIRGEPVDDRRVSELLEQMRLTGYEDRPITDLSGGERQRVSIARTLYVEPDVLLLDEPTAHLDAATEATIEQLLADRIADDDLTCVLVTHDTAQAKRLGDRVVEFADGTVVAEGEPDEVLS
- a CDS encoding DUF7553 family protein, whose protein sequence is MTEQLQQARDDLEEAAKSADDDDIREDIRETSEAFSDYVMSDSAPDHALLDERLNTLRLAREEADGNTKAKLESAIETTEDYRETLEQH